CATGGCTTCCGGATGCTGGCCCGCGGCGATCACCGCGGGCACGCCCGGCTCGAGGATGCCGGCCTTCTCGGCGGCGACGTCGGCCAGTGTGTCGCCCAGATAGGCCGCGTGGTCCAGGTCGATGCGCGTGATCGCGCACACCTCGGGCGTCAGCACGTTGGTGGCGTCCAGCCGCCCGCCGAGCCCCACCTCCACCACCGCCACGTCCACGCCGGCGTCGGCCATGGCCAGGAACGCGACGGCGGTCGTCGCCTCGAAGAAGGTCGCGCCGCTGTCCTCGATCGCCGGCCACAACGCGCGCGCGGCGTCCATGAGCGGCTCGCGGGCGATGGGCGCGCCGTCCAGGCGGACGCGTTCGGTGAATTCGATCAGGTGCGGAGACGTGTAGAGGCCCGTGCGGCAGCCCGACGCGCGCAGCGCCTCCTCCACCATGTGGCAGACCGTGCCCTTGCCGTTGGTGCCGGCGACGTGGATGGAGGGATAGCGCAGGTGAGGGTCGCCCACCGAGGCGAGCAGGTCGCGGGTCCGGTCCAGGCCCCAGCGGATGCCCCCGGAGAGGCGCGGGAAGAGCGCCTCGACCAGGTCCTGGTAGGTGAGCGCGCTCAGCTCTTGGCGGTCAGGGCCGGGTGGGCGCGGCCTCGGCAGCGGCCTCGGCAGCGACCTCCGCCGCCCGATCGGCCGCGCGCGGCTGCGGCGCCGCGCCGTTGTTGCCGGGCTTGCGCACCGCGCGCTGGCTCGGGAAGGCGTCCACCGCGGCGCCGATCGCGCCCGCCGGCAGACCCAGCATGTGGCGCAGAAGCCGGCCGATCTCCGCGCTCAGCTCGCGCCGGTCCACGATCTGGTCGATCATGCCGTGCTGGAGCAGGAACTCCGAGCGCTGGAAGCCGTCGGGCAGCTCCTGCTTGATCGTCTGCTCGATCACGCGCGGGCCCGCGAAGCCTATCAGCGCGCCGGGCTCCGCTAGGATCGCGTCGCCCAGCATGGCGAACGACGCCGTCACGCCGCCCGTCGTGGGGTCGGTCAGCACCGAGATGAAGGGCACCGCCGCCTCGTGCATGCGCACCAGCACCGACGACGTCTTGCCCATCTGCATGAGCGACAGGATGCCCTCCTGCATGCGCGCTCCGCCGGAGGCGCTGACCACGATCAGCGGCGTGCGGCGCTCCAGCGCCAGGCGACCCGCGCGCGCGATCTTCTCGCCCACCACCGAGCCCATGCTGCCGCCGATGAAGCTGAAGTCCATCACCGCCAGCGTGACCGGGATGCCCTCCAGCGTGGCGGTGCCGGTCAGCACCGCGTCGCCGTGGCTGGCCTTGCGCTCGGCCGCCTCCAGCCTGGCCGCGTAGGGCTTGAGGTCCACGAACCCCAGCGGATCGTCGCTGCGCAGGTCGGCGTCGATTTCCCGGAAGCTGTCCTCGTCGGTCAGGATCCGGACGTAGGACGCGGCGCCTATGCGCAGGTGGTGCCCGCA
This sequence is a window from Gemmatimonadota bacterium. Protein-coding genes within it:
- the accD gene encoding acetyl-CoA carboxylase, carboxyltransferase subunit beta translates to MAWFRKPKQKLQKGDKRELPSDVFEKCGKCAEILYRERLLKNLYVCPACGHHLRIGAASYVRILTDEDSFREIDADLRSDDPLGFVDLKPYAARLEAAERKASHGDAVLTGTATLEGIPVTLAVMDFSFIGGSMGSVVGEKIARAGRLALERRTPLIVVSASGGARMQEGILSLMQMGKTSSVLVRMHEAAVPFISVLTDPTTGGVTASFAMLGDAILAEPGALIGFAGPRVIEQTIKQELPDGFQRSEFLLQHGMIDQIVDRRELSAEIGRLLRHMLGLPAGAIGAAVDAFPSQRAVRKPGNNGAAPQPRAADRAAEVAAEAAAEAAPTRP